In Persicimonas caeni, a single window of DNA contains:
- a CDS encoding DUF2293 domain-containing protein codes for MSDKSRIVSPFPRHGYVRNEEGRRTKVPEGWALLEPGDATITRRVKEAGPSWTVQEKKGRRTYSKGVWAPAETIERVKREVEQMRSTPEYRRRREADKKRREEEQRAYKRRFRQAVLDFLAFDDEYAELAQQLADAVTEHAVPVGSGTVARTKRIPLPRRAEAAVIAWMRHQTTAYDTMTIARVKGRRREVRRKLAERSRKLLERYRRGEPLDADDCPLQKALDA; via the coding sequence ATGTCTGATAAGTCTCGCATCGTCTCGCCATTTCCCCGCCACGGCTATGTCCGCAACGAAGAAGGTCGACGCACCAAAGTGCCCGAAGGCTGGGCGCTCCTGGAGCCCGGCGACGCCACCATCACGCGGCGCGTCAAAGAGGCGGGTCCGTCCTGGACGGTTCAAGAGAAGAAAGGGCGGCGCACCTACTCCAAAGGGGTGTGGGCGCCCGCGGAGACGATCGAGCGGGTCAAACGCGAGGTCGAGCAGATGCGCTCGACGCCCGAGTACCGACGCCGCCGCGAGGCCGACAAAAAGCGGCGCGAGGAAGAGCAGCGCGCCTACAAGCGTCGGTTTCGCCAGGCGGTCCTCGACTTTTTGGCCTTCGACGACGAGTACGCCGAGCTGGCGCAGCAACTCGCCGACGCGGTCACCGAGCACGCGGTGCCCGTCGGCAGCGGCACCGTCGCGCGCACCAAGCGCATTCCCCTGCCCCGCCGCGCCGAGGCGGCGGTGATCGCCTGGATGCGCCACCAGACCACCGCCTACGACACGATGACCATCGCCCGGGTCAAGGGCCGCCGGCGCGAGGTGCGCCGAAAGCTCGCCGAGCGTTCGCGAAAGCTGCTCGAGCGCTACCGCCGCGGCGAGCCGCTCGACGCCGACGACTGCCCGCTGCAGAAAGCCCTCGACGCCTGA
- a CDS encoding vitamin K epoxide reductase family protein gives MSDDNHGGMGERGVSRPMAHGSGDHDGGDGGDGSMSPGQREKMLHMHHKKTLWCYWTVILLGLWTMSAPFTFGYLGEAADLGREVWMSDNVRIWGMVASEIISGLVLVVFGWRSLKPGRPISQWICCFAGIWLSAAPLLLWSPNAAAYLNATVVGALVIALTILIPGMPNMIMYMKMGGDLPKGWSYNPSSWAQRSVMIGLGFLGWLVSRYLGAFQLGYIDHMWDPFFGEGSRKVLMSNMSHMWPISDAGLGAFSYTFEFLMGWMGAPSRWRTMPWMVTFFGILVIPLGLTHILLVISQPVIVGYWCTMCLLAAAIMLPMIPLEVDEVIAMGQHVKRRVDAGEPFWRVFWKGGDASEAGQDERSPEFIEFHDRPLEVTKAAFWGMSWSWWLAACTAIGIWLMFAPTVFGFEKTIPADIHHLGGALIVTTSVISMGEVIRRGRYVNLLLGLIVGVGPWLFSGIGVTASILASVAGALVIGLSLPLGPIRESYGSWNKRISNDPTDTPSPSRHAGAEPQHA, from the coding sequence ATGTCCGACGACAATCATGGCGGCATGGGAGAACGCGGTGTGTCACGACCGATGGCACACGGCTCCGGCGACCACGACGGCGGCGACGGCGGCGACGGCTCGATGAGCCCGGGCCAGCGCGAGAAGATGCTCCACATGCACCACAAAAAGACGCTGTGGTGCTACTGGACCGTCATCCTGCTCGGCCTGTGGACCATGAGCGCCCCGTTTACCTTCGGGTATCTGGGCGAGGCGGCCGATCTCGGCCGCGAGGTCTGGATGAGCGACAACGTGCGCATCTGGGGCATGGTCGCCAGCGAGATCATCAGCGGCCTCGTTCTGGTCGTCTTCGGCTGGCGCTCCCTCAAGCCCGGTCGGCCCATCAGCCAGTGGATCTGCTGCTTTGCGGGCATCTGGCTGAGCGCCGCCCCCCTGCTGCTATGGTCCCCCAACGCCGCGGCCTACCTCAACGCCACCGTCGTCGGCGCCCTGGTCATCGCCCTGACCATTCTCATCCCGGGCATGCCCAACATGATCATGTACATGAAGATGGGCGGCGACCTCCCCAAGGGCTGGTCGTACAACCCGTCGAGCTGGGCGCAGCGCTCGGTCATGATCGGCCTGGGGTTCCTCGGCTGGCTCGTCTCACGCTACCTGGGCGCCTTCCAACTCGGCTATATCGACCACATGTGGGACCCCTTCTTCGGCGAGGGCTCGCGCAAGGTGCTCATGTCCAATATGAGCCACATGTGGCCCATCTCCGACGCCGGCCTGGGCGCCTTCTCGTACACCTTCGAGTTTCTGATGGGTTGGATGGGCGCGCCCAGCCGCTGGCGCACGATGCCCTGGATGGTCACCTTCTTCGGCATTCTGGTCATCCCGCTGGGCCTCACCCACATCCTGCTGGTCATCTCCCAGCCGGTCATCGTCGGCTATTGGTGCACCATGTGCCTGCTCGCCGCGGCCATCATGCTGCCGATGATCCCGCTCGAGGTCGACGAGGTCATCGCCATGGGCCAGCACGTCAAGCGCCGCGTCGACGCCGGTGAGCCGTTCTGGAGAGTCTTCTGGAAGGGTGGCGACGCCAGTGAGGCGGGCCAAGACGAGCGCAGCCCCGAGTTCATCGAGTTTCACGACCGTCCCCTCGAGGTGACCAAGGCCGCCTTCTGGGGCATGAGCTGGTCGTGGTGGCTCGCCGCCTGCACCGCCATCGGCATCTGGCTGATGTTCGCGCCCACCGTCTTCGGCTTCGAGAAGACCATCCCGGCCGACATCCACCACCTGGGCGGCGCCCTCATCGTGACCACCAGCGTCATCAGCATGGGCGAAGTGATCCGCCGCGGGCGCTACGTCAACCTGCTGCTCGGATTGATCGTGGGTGTGGGGCCGTGGCTCTTCAGCGGCATCGGCGTGACCGCCAGCATCCTGGCGAGTGTGGCCGGCGCGCTGGTCATCGGCCTGTCACTGCCGCTGGGGCCGATTCGCGAGAGCTACGGAAGTTGGAACAAGCGCATCAGCAACGATCCCACCGACACGCCCAGCCCGTCACGCCATGCCGGGGCCGAGCCCCAGCACGCGTGA
- a CDS encoding deoxycytidylate deaminase, translated as MKEKHVSIRIEQCLALAKASNCPRRKFGALLLDPERNVVLMDGYNGGPRGGGHLCGGESCLRDDKNVESGTRMEIGCHHAEMNVICNCAASGVSTRGAWIFVTGEPCMMCAKLIHHAGITKVIVVGGGYAGANGVQYLTSHGVDVQPVDGPQDPRVTVMT; from the coding sequence ATGAAAGAGAAGCACGTCAGTATCCGTATCGAGCAGTGCCTGGCCCTGGCCAAGGCCTCGAATTGCCCCCGACGCAAATTCGGCGCCCTGTTGCTCGACCCCGAGCGCAACGTCGTGTTGATGGACGGCTACAACGGCGGCCCGCGCGGCGGCGGCCACCTGTGCGGCGGCGAGTCGTGCCTGCGCGACGACAAGAACGTCGAGTCGGGCACCCGCATGGAGATCGGCTGTCACCACGCCGAGATGAACGTCATCTGCAACTGCGCCGCCTCGGGCGTGTCGACCCGCGGCGCCTGGATCTTCGTGACCGGCGAGCCGTGCATGATGTGCGCCAAGCTCATCCACCACGCCGGCATCACCAAGGTGATCGTCGTCGGCGGCGGCTACGCCGGCGCCAACGGCGTGCAGTACCTGACCTCCCACGGCGTCGACGTCCAACCGGTCGACGGCCCCCAGGACCCCCGCGTCACGGTGATGACCTGA
- a CDS encoding TVP38/TMEM64 family protein — MSEDVLKYWRLAALVGVGAALYFAGTHPELQPYFELDYLRSLADQAGMAGMATFVGVFVAGYLMQIPGMIFVVAALLGWGPIAGGLIAFVGALLASVANFWAVRAVGGSLLSEVENDWVKKMLGKLDDHPVRTVVVLRTFFFMNPVMHLPLVLSGVPFRPYIIGSLVGLIAPIAVISLSLDTVMAWLNLG; from the coding sequence ATGTCCGAAGACGTCTTAAAATACTGGCGACTCGCAGCGCTGGTCGGGGTGGGCGCCGCGCTCTACTTCGCCGGCACCCACCCCGAGCTGCAGCCGTATTTCGAGCTCGATTACCTGCGCTCCCTGGCCGACCAGGCGGGGATGGCGGGCATGGCGACCTTCGTGGGAGTCTTCGTCGCCGGCTACCTCATGCAGATCCCGGGGATGATCTTCGTGGTCGCCGCCCTCCTCGGCTGGGGACCCATCGCCGGCGGGCTCATCGCCTTCGTCGGCGCCCTCCTCGCCTCGGTCGCCAACTTCTGGGCCGTACGCGCCGTGGGCGGCTCGCTGCTCTCCGAGGTCGAGAACGACTGGGTCAAAAAGATGCTCGGCAAGCTCGACGACCACCCCGTGCGCACGGTCGTCGTGCTGCGCACCTTCTTCTTCATGAACCCGGTCATGCACCTGCCCCTGGTGCTCTCCGGGGTCCCCTTTCGCCCCTATATCATCGGCTCGCTGGTCGGTCTCATCGCGCCCATCGCGGTCATCTCGCTGTCGCTCGATACGGTGATGGCGTGGCTGAATTTGGGATGA
- a CDS encoding phytoene desaturase family protein, producing MERVDVAVIGAGFGGLACALRLAEAGAKVALFERLTYPGGCASTFKRRGYRFEAGATLFSGFGEGQLFREWMDRYDLDVEFQQLDPVVRLRTGRFELDVPPHRDRFIERFCKLPGAPKERLRKFFAWQEKVADALWELFDDPTLLPPLSAGALFRHLGRSPKYLPLVPIVGKSVGEVLRRWELWDFGPLRSYLDAVCQITVQASADEAEAPFALGAIDYFFRGTGHIRGGIGELAFALTDTIEALGGQVFFADAVARLEREGTGWKVVSRRRELLADKVVTNLLPQNVAEMLGRPVDEHPKLAGLAERVAGGWGAAMLYLGIDGDADIPTKSYHVEMVGDLGEPFIEGNHIFCSVGGADEPNRAPDAQRVATVSTHVDMHKLLALEPNRRGEYISWIQGRMRDLLARRAPEIAEAVVFEMTASPRTFARFTNRKDGFVGGIPRRAGLHNYRQMWPVEVEGGLYLVGDTVFPGQSTLAVALGGVRVADTIYRG from the coding sequence GTGGAACGAGTCGACGTAGCAGTAATCGGGGCCGGTTTCGGAGGGCTCGCCTGTGCCCTTCGGTTGGCCGAGGCGGGCGCGAAAGTGGCGCTTTTCGAGCGGCTTACCTACCCGGGCGGGTGCGCCAGTACGTTCAAGCGACGCGGGTACCGCTTCGAGGCGGGCGCGACGCTCTTTTCGGGGTTCGGCGAGGGCCAGCTCTTTCGCGAGTGGATGGATCGCTACGATCTCGACGTCGAGTTCCAGCAGCTCGACCCGGTCGTCCGGCTTCGCACCGGGCGCTTCGAGCTCGACGTGCCGCCGCATCGCGATCGGTTTATCGAGCGTTTCTGCAAGTTGCCCGGCGCGCCCAAAGAACGGCTGCGGAAGTTCTTCGCCTGGCAAGAGAAGGTCGCCGACGCGCTGTGGGAGCTGTTCGACGACCCGACGCTGCTGCCGCCGCTGAGCGCCGGGGCGCTCTTTCGCCACCTGGGGCGCTCGCCGAAGTACCTGCCGCTGGTTCCCATCGTGGGCAAGTCGGTGGGCGAGGTGTTGCGCCGCTGGGAACTGTGGGATTTCGGCCCGCTGCGAAGCTACTTGGACGCGGTCTGCCAGATCACCGTGCAGGCGTCGGCCGACGAGGCCGAGGCGCCGTTCGCGCTGGGCGCGATCGACTACTTCTTCCGGGGCACCGGCCACATCCGCGGCGGCATCGGCGAGCTTGCGTTCGCGCTGACCGACACCATCGAGGCGCTCGGCGGGCAGGTCTTCTTCGCCGACGCCGTCGCCCGCCTCGAGCGCGAGGGGACGGGCTGGAAGGTCGTCAGCCGGCGCCGCGAGCTTCTCGCCGACAAGGTCGTGACCAACCTGTTGCCCCAGAACGTCGCCGAGATGCTCGGGCGGCCGGTCGACGAGCACCCCAAGCTCGCCGGGTTGGCCGAGCGCGTCGCCGGCGGGTGGGGCGCGGCGATGCTGTATCTGGGGATCGACGGCGACGCCGATATCCCGACCAAGTCGTACCACGTCGAGATGGTCGGCGACTTGGGCGAGCCGTTTATCGAGGGCAACCATATCTTCTGCTCGGTGGGCGGCGCCGACGAGCCGAATCGCGCGCCCGACGCCCAACGCGTGGCGACCGTGTCGACCCACGTGGATATGCACAAGCTCCTGGCGCTCGAGCCCAATCGCCGCGGCGAGTATATCAGTTGGATCCAGGGGCGCATGCGCGACCTGCTCGCCCGGCGCGCGCCCGAGATCGCCGAGGCGGTCGTCTTCGAGATGACCGCCAGCCCGCGCACCTTCGCGCGCTTCACCAACCGCAAGGACGGCTTCGTGGGCGGCATCCCCCGGCGCGCGGGGCTGCACAACTACCGGCAAATGTGGCCGGTGGAGGTCGAGGGCGGGCTGTATCTGGTCGGCGACACGGTCTTTCCGGGTCAGAGCACGCTGGCGGTGGCGCTCGGCGGGGTGCGCGTGGCCGACACCATCTATCGCGGGTAG
- a CDS encoding cold-shock protein: MSNRVQGKVKWFNEDKGYGFIERHDGGDDVFLHFSALNQSGFKTIAEDAEVEFEVEQGPKGPKAANVIQL; the protein is encoded by the coding sequence ATGTCGAACAGAGTTCAAGGCAAAGTTAAGTGGTTCAACGAAGACAAAGGCTACGGCTTCATCGAGCGTCACGACGGTGGCGACGATGTCTTCCTCCACTTCAGCGCGCTCAACCAGAGCGGCTTCAAGACGATCGCGGAAGACGCCGAAGTCGAGTTTGAAGTCGAGCAAGGCCCGAAAGGTCCGAAGGCCGCCAACGTGATTCAGCTCTGA
- a CDS encoding VanW family protein, translating into MARNTSNQQEPTRLASAVHAFKVAAVTARRLVQDTLDPTLTRHQKLAHADTWPVVAESISPIWTNEAPGEWELEAGKVENLRQAARLLDGLVIPAGDVFSFWAQIGRPTRRRGFVEGREILQGCVVPSVGGGLCQLSNALYDAAQRAGFEIVERHRHSKIVPGSMAEQDRDATVFWPHIDLRFRSERTFKLEARLTRDAFVIRLRALGTPVYETPAKTKPEPHEEAAQARPNTHKNCLNCHKVECFRYWKHRKLARKPGARTAFLLDSHWPEFDAYISQSAQRSDFACIPLPGRALRNPRYAWRLDGVHDVRHVLGLTALRGLHTRALRAQGAERQQALLDWDRALAQVYAQHLDPRVTRVVVSQNLLPFLWQAGHLQGRHVDVLVTRFPVAELHRRLDAAAKIHPQSPTLGDFRAPEALAEAEDAALAYADKLITPHSAIAELFPRKSVHLAWHLPQAQPRSRRSQGRPTIVFAASTVGRKGAYELREALRGLDVDLRILGRELEGDGFWAGHRTSKCGEDWLRDADAVVLPAHVEHQPRVLLEAAAANIPVFASRACGLGGVDGVEEVPVGDADALRAAIVAHLELLRASSSAA; encoded by the coding sequence GTGGCCCGCAACACCTCTAACCAACAAGAGCCGACACGCCTGGCCTCCGCCGTCCACGCCTTCAAAGTCGCCGCGGTGACGGCCCGCAGGCTCGTCCAAGACACGCTCGACCCCACGCTGACTCGCCACCAGAAGCTCGCCCACGCCGACACGTGGCCGGTCGTCGCCGAATCGATCAGCCCCATCTGGACGAACGAAGCCCCCGGCGAGTGGGAGTTGGAGGCGGGCAAGGTCGAGAACCTGCGCCAGGCCGCGCGCCTGCTCGACGGGCTCGTCATTCCGGCCGGCGACGTGTTCAGCTTCTGGGCCCAGATCGGGCGCCCCACCCGGCGTCGCGGATTCGTCGAAGGCCGCGAGATCTTGCAGGGCTGCGTCGTCCCCTCGGTCGGCGGCGGGCTCTGCCAGTTGTCCAACGCCCTGTACGACGCCGCCCAGCGAGCGGGCTTCGAGATCGTCGAGCGCCATCGCCACAGCAAGATCGTCCCCGGCTCGATGGCCGAACAAGACCGCGATGCCACGGTCTTCTGGCCCCATATCGACCTGCGGTTTCGAAGCGAACGCACCTTCAAGCTCGAGGCGCGACTGACCCGCGACGCGTTCGTCATCCGGCTGCGCGCGCTCGGCACCCCGGTCTACGAGACGCCGGCGAAGACCAAACCCGAGCCGCACGAAGAGGCCGCACAAGCACGCCCCAACACCCACAAAAACTGCCTCAACTGCCATAAGGTCGAGTGCTTTCGCTACTGGAAGCACCGCAAGCTCGCCCGCAAGCCCGGCGCGCGTACTGCATTCTTGCTCGACAGCCATTGGCCCGAATTCGACGCGTATATCTCGCAGTCGGCGCAGCGATCTGACTTCGCCTGCATCCCGCTGCCTGGCCGCGCGCTGCGAAACCCGCGCTACGCCTGGCGCCTCGACGGCGTGCACGACGTGCGCCACGTGCTGGGCCTGACGGCGCTTCGCGGCCTGCACACCCGCGCGCTGCGAGCCCAGGGCGCCGAGCGCCAACAGGCGCTGCTCGACTGGGACCGCGCCCTGGCGCAAGTCTACGCGCAGCACCTCGACCCACGCGTCACGCGCGTCGTCGTCTCGCAAAATCTGCTGCCGTTTTTGTGGCAGGCCGGCCACCTGCAGGGCCGGCACGTCGACGTGCTCGTGACTCGTTTCCCGGTGGCCGAACTGCATCGCCGCCTCGACGCGGCCGCCAAGATCCACCCGCAGAGCCCGACGCTCGGCGACTTCCGCGCCCCCGAAGCGCTCGCCGAGGCCGAAGACGCCGCGCTGGCCTACGCCGACAAGCTCATTACGCCCCACAGCGCCATCGCCGAGCTCTTCCCGCGCAAGTCCGTCCACCTCGCCTGGCATCTCCCGCAGGCGCAACCACGCTCGCGGCGGTCCCAAGGCCGCCCCACGATCGTCTTCGCGGCGAGCACCGTCGGCAGAAAGGGCGCCTACGAGCTTCGCGAGGCGCTCCGCGGCCTCGACGTCGACCTGCGCATCCTGGGCCGGGAACTCGAAGGCGACGGCTTCTGGGCAGGTCATCGCACCAGCAAGTGCGGCGAGGACTGGCTCCGAGACGCCGACGCGGTCGTGCTCCCGGCGCACGTCGAGCACCAGCCGCGAGTTTTGCTCGAGGCGGCCGCGGCCAATATCCCGGTGTTCGCCAGCCGCGCCTGCGGGCTCGGAGGCGTCGACGGCGTCGAAGAAGTCCCGGTCGGCGACGCCGACGCGCTCCGCGCTGCGATCGTCGCGCACCTCGAGCTGCTACGAGCCTCATCCTCGGCTGCGTGA
- a CDS encoding MDR family MFS transporter, protein MSRSDRTPVSPSDRSAYSEQVSPFTVLAIAIASAFMAILAASSANVALPAIGDALGLKVTVLHWIVTAYMIAFMVAIPAAGWLADRRGARPVMLGSLGLFGIGSLICALAPTSEMLIAGRIVQGFGASAIMPVSMILVTAAFPPERRGRALGIWLVGAVVGPILGPTVGGLLVEYATWHWVFGMNVPLAALVLAYAAMKLPAKAERDTSSKFDALGFGLLAGGGIASVVALAELRGESLPPAVHVAIGVAGVVLLALFAWRQMNAENPLFPREVLQDGKIRAALTLTVVRSVAMFGPIFLLPVMLQEVMGYGAKDTGLLIAVGAIAVGVCSPVAGRAIDKMGPRKPAMVGVVLLAISMWAWHDLGPQSTIWTIVWPQIIRGFGLSLLINALTVTVLNRSPEGRSGGGASVLSLTNQLSGAVAIAALNALVALGLHQAGLVDTDLTGSIAAAKAFDAAFVVSGVICAFGLVPAFWLPSRLETATSHES, encoded by the coding sequence ATGAGTCGTTCCGATCGCACGCCCGTCTCGCCTTCCGACAGATCCGCTTACTCCGAACAGGTGAGCCCGTTCACCGTGCTCGCCATCGCCATCGCCTCGGCGTTCATGGCGATTCTGGCTGCAAGCAGCGCCAACGTCGCCTTGCCCGCCATCGGCGACGCGCTCGGCCTGAAGGTCACGGTGCTGCACTGGATCGTGACCGCCTACATGATCGCGTTCATGGTCGCCATCCCGGCCGCTGGCTGGCTGGCCGACCGGCGCGGCGCACGCCCGGTGATGCTCGGAAGCCTCGGATTATTCGGGATCGGCTCGCTCATCTGCGCGCTCGCCCCCACCTCCGAAATGCTCATCGCCGGTCGTATCGTGCAGGGCTTCGGCGCCAGCGCCATCATGCCGGTGTCGATGATCTTGGTGACCGCGGCGTTCCCGCCCGAGCGGCGCGGCCGCGCGCTAGGAATCTGGCTCGTCGGCGCCGTCGTCGGCCCCATCCTCGGCCCCACCGTCGGCGGCCTGCTCGTCGAGTACGCCACCTGGCATTGGGTCTTCGGCATGAACGTGCCCCTGGCCGCCCTCGTGCTCGCCTACGCCGCCATGAAGCTTCCGGCAAAGGCCGAACGGGACACCTCCAGCAAATTCGACGCGCTCGGATTCGGCTTGCTCGCCGGCGGCGGTATCGCCTCGGTGGTCGCCCTGGCTGAACTTCGCGGCGAGAGCCTCCCGCCGGCCGTGCACGTAGCCATCGGCGTGGCCGGCGTCGTCCTCCTCGCCCTGTTCGCCTGGCGTCAGATGAACGCCGAAAACCCACTCTTCCCGCGCGAAGTGCTCCAAGACGGTAAGATCCGCGCCGCCCTCACGCTGACTGTGGTCCGCTCGGTCGCCATGTTCGGGCCGATCTTCTTGCTCCCGGTGATGCTCCAAGAGGTCATGGGCTACGGCGCCAAGGACACTGGCCTGCTCATCGCCGTGGGCGCCATCGCCGTGGGCGTCTGCTCGCCTGTCGCCGGCCGCGCCATCGACAAGATGGGCCCCCGAAAGCCCGCCATGGTGGGCGTCGTCCTGCTCGCCATCTCGATGTGGGCCTGGCACGACCTCGGCCCCCAGAGCACGATCTGGACGATCGTGTGGCCGCAGATCATTCGCGGCTTCGGCCTCAGCCTGCTCATCAACGCGCTCACCGTCACCGTGCTCAACCGCTCGCCGGAAGGCCGCTCGGGCGGCGGCGCCTCGGTCCTGTCGCTGACCAACCAACTCTCCGGCGCCGTCGCCATCGCCGCGCTCAACGCGCTCGTCGCGCTGGGCCTGCACCAGGCCGGCCTGGTCGACACGGATTTGACCGGTTCGATCGCCGCCGCCAAGGCTTTCGATGCCGCGTTCGTGGTATCGGGCGTGATCTGCGCGTTTGGATTAGTACCGGCATTTTGGCTACCGTCGCGGCTCGAGACGGCGACGTCCCACGAGTCGTAA
- a CDS encoding pentapeptide repeat-containing protein, with the protein MPTRETYEQQDYSGQRPFDGECYECTFEGCDFTESDLGGVAFVDCTFEGCNLSMVDLDGTRLQGVEFAHCKLMGVDFSKCSEFALAVGFEECLLNYASFWRMKLPKTSFAGCSLVEVNFVEADLREAALTECDLSGASFERTVLEEADLRGAYGFSIDPEGNRVEGAKFSRGALEGLLYKYGLEVE; encoded by the coding sequence ATGCCCACCCGCGAAACCTACGAGCAACAAGATTACAGCGGCCAACGCCCCTTCGACGGCGAGTGCTACGAGTGCACCTTCGAAGGCTGCGACTTCACCGAGAGTGACCTGGGCGGCGTCGCCTTCGTCGACTGCACCTTCGAAGGCTGCAACCTGAGCATGGTCGACCTCGACGGCACCCGCCTGCAGGGCGTCGAGTTCGCCCACTGCAAGCTGATGGGCGTCGACTTCAGCAAGTGCAGCGAGTTCGCGTTGGCGGTGGGCTTCGAAGAGTGCTTGCTGAACTACGCGTCGTTCTGGCGCATGAAGCTGCCGAAGACGAGCTTTGCGGGGTGCTCTCTCGTGGAGGTGAACTTCGTCGAGGCGGACCTTCGCGAGGCCGCGCTCACCGAGTGCGACCTGAGCGGGGCGAGCTTCGAGCGCACGGTGCTCGAGGAGGCGGATTTGCGTGGGGCGTACGGGTTTTCGATCGATCCGGAGGGCAACCGCGTCGAAGGGGCGAAGTTTTCGCGTGGGGCGTTGGAGGGGCTGCTCTACAAGTACGGTTTGGAGGTGGAGTAG
- a CDS encoding tetratricopeptide repeat protein — protein MARRISFSTICILVLVLAGCATTPQSADEATALQADPAAKDYRHFQCDHSFQSCGHVPYEELLANCKFEDAEACRVLGMAYLDGPLATDATRARTFLRRACEFDSPQACHNLGEVLVGQNAPDEAAKLLTRACKADVAPACASLADLLRDRKSVDGWQATALLHYRDACQAGVEPACTALLEFMEKDTAQVIEQLQQRCDSGQLRECAVLGALYHNGVAVEADKERGLALLEKACNRGEQLACQELGVIEFNAPFKGGDADSVDVSGLIPPLKRACEAGSGWACFRLGLFHHRGMGVSADVDRALELYEAACQADHTQACNTLTELLLQGGHGVTAAPKRAAKLYLDRCHGGDLDACYSFGALYLHGQHLPKDLDHAYNVFRATCGRGHGDSCTSLGVMHAVGQGVPQDFEKSHKFYKMACDENHAMACANLGSLYMLGDGTEQDLDEAKRLFEFACERGESQGCMRLQMIEQMKASQQ, from the coding sequence ATGGCTCGACGCATCTCGTTTTCGACCATCTGCATTCTCGTGCTCGTGCTGGCCGGCTGCGCGACCACGCCGCAGAGCGCCGACGAGGCTACGGCGCTCCAGGCCGATCCCGCCGCCAAAGACTACCGCCATTTCCAATGCGACCACTCGTTCCAGTCGTGTGGCCACGTGCCGTACGAAGAGCTTCTCGCGAACTGCAAGTTCGAAGACGCCGAGGCGTGTCGCGTGCTCGGAATGGCGTATCTCGACGGTCCCTTGGCCACCGACGCCACGCGGGCACGTACCTTCTTGCGGCGAGCCTGTGAGTTCGACAGCCCCCAAGCGTGCCATAACCTCGGCGAGGTGCTCGTCGGGCAGAATGCGCCCGATGAAGCAGCAAAGCTCCTCACGCGTGCCTGCAAGGCCGACGTCGCCCCAGCCTGCGCGAGCCTTGCCGATTTGCTTCGCGACCGAAAGAGCGTCGACGGCTGGCAGGCCACTGCGCTGTTGCACTACCGAGACGCATGTCAGGCGGGCGTGGAACCCGCGTGCACCGCACTCCTCGAGTTCATGGAGAAAGACACGGCACAAGTGATAGAGCAACTGCAACAGCGCTGCGACAGCGGCCAACTGCGCGAGTGTGCGGTACTTGGCGCCCTCTACCACAACGGCGTGGCAGTCGAAGCCGACAAGGAGCGCGGGTTGGCGTTGCTCGAGAAGGCATGCAACCGGGGCGAACAACTCGCCTGCCAAGAGCTGGGCGTTATCGAGTTCAACGCCCCTTTCAAAGGCGGCGACGCCGACTCGGTAGACGTCAGCGGCTTGATTCCGCCGCTCAAACGCGCCTGCGAGGCTGGTTCGGGATGGGCCTGCTTTCGCCTCGGGCTCTTCCACCATCGAGGCATGGGCGTGAGCGCCGACGTCGACAGGGCACTCGAGCTGTACGAGGCCGCGTGTCAGGCCGATCACACGCAAGCCTGCAATACGCTCACCGAACTCCTCCTTCAGGGCGGACACGGGGTGACCGCTGCTCCCAAACGCGCCGCGAAGCTCTACCTCGACCGCTGCCACGGCGGCGATCTCGACGCTTGCTACTCCTTTGGCGCGCTCTACCTGCACGGGCAGCATCTACCCAAAGACCTCGACCACGCCTATAACGTCTTCCGCGCGACGTGCGGACGCGGCCACGGCGACTCGTGCACCAGCCTCGGCGTGATGCACGCGGTGGGCCAAGGCGTGCCCCAAGACTTCGAGAAGTCTCACAAGTTCTACAAAATGGCCTGCGACGAAAACCACGCGATGGCGTGCGCCAACCTCGGCAGCCTCTACATGCTCGGCGATGGGACCGAACAGGATCTGGACGAAGCCAAGCGGCTGTTCGAGTTCGCCTGCGAGCGTGGTGAGAGCCAGGGATGCATGCGGCTGCAAATGATCGAGCAGATGAAGGCGAGTCAACAGTAA